A genomic region of Balaenoptera acutorostrata chromosome 4, mBalAcu1.1, whole genome shotgun sequence contains the following coding sequences:
- the ANAPC13 gene encoding anaphase-promoting complex subunit 13, giving the protein MDSEVQRDGRILDLIDDAWREDKLPYEDVAIPLNELPEPEQDNGGTTESVKEQEMKWTDLALQYLHENVPPIGN; this is encoded by the exons ATGGACAGTGAGGTACAGAGAGATGGAAGGATCTTGGATTTGATTGACGATGCTTGGCGAGAAGACAAGCTGCCTTATGAGGATGTTGCAATACCACTG AATGAGCTTCCTGAACCTGAACAGGACAATGGCGGCACCACAGAGTCTGTTAAAGAACAAGAAATGAAGTGGACTGACTTGGCCTTACAGTACCTCCATGAGAACGTTCCCCCCATTGGAAACTGA